GCCGAAATCAAACGCATGGGCGAGATGTTCCCAAAACGCGCAGCAGTGCCTGTCGCGCATTCCTGACCTCCAGTAACTGACCGAATTCAGTCCCGGTTTCAGGGCATCTCATGTCACTCGGATGGGGACCGACACGGTAAGCTCGGCCGCAATCTGCTAAGTTATTCCGTTTAGCACGGGTCCATACCATTAAGGAGCGCATCTCATGCGACACAAGTGGCTGTTGCCGCTTTCGTTGTTGTTTGCACTTTCTGCCTTTGCCCAGGAGCAAAAAGCTCCCCAAAAGCCGGGGGAATGGCCGCTGCCGAAGATCAATCACTTTGATCTCGACCTTGTGGACCGCAACCTCCAGCCCTGCGACGATTTCTATAAGTTCGTCTGTTCCAAGTGGATGGCGGCGAACCCTATACCCTCTGATCAGGCGTCATGGGGAACCAGTTTCTCTTCGAACCTTCAGCTCTATAACGAAACCATTCTGCGCAACACCCTGGAGAAAGCCGCCGCGACAACCAACCCTGATGCCGTCCATCAGAAGATCGGTGATTACTGGACGTCGTGCATGAACGAATCCGCCATCGATAAGAGCGGCGTTAAACCAATACAGCCCGAGCTCGACCGCATCGCCTCCATGAAAAGCAAGAAAGAGCTCCCGGTGATTATCGCCGAGTTTCACCGGCTCTATCCGTCTCCTTGGGTCGGAGGAAACACCCAGACATCAACCGCCATTTTCGGCTACGGTCCCAACGTGGATTACAACGACGCCAGCCTCGTCGTGGGTGGGTTCGATCAGGGCGGCATGGGAATGCCCGGACGTGAGTATTACCTCTCCGATGACGCGAAGATGGTCACGCTCCGGAACAAGTATCTCGCGCACGTTCAGAAGATGTTCGAACTCTCTGGCATAAAGCCCGAGCAGGCAAAATCCGATGCCGCTACCGTGCTCCGCATGGAAACCGCGATGGCAAAGGTCGCCATGGACATCGTCAAACGGCGCGATCCCGCCAATCTCAATAACGTAATGACGCTGGCGCAGGTCAAAGCTCTGGCACCGTCATTCGACTGGGCGGCTTACCTGAAAGCGGTCGGATCCCCCTCCCCCAAACATTACCTGGTTTCGTCGCCCGACTTCTTCCGCGGAATCGAACCTCTCTTCAAGAACGAGTCGCTCGATAACTGGAAGACCTATCTTCGGTGGTGGACGCTGAACAAGGCCTCGAACTATCTTTCCAAGCCTTTCGTCGATGAGCACTTCGACTTATATGGCAAGACTTTCTACGGCCTTGAGGAAAATCAGCCGCGCTGGCGTCGCTGCGTCGGTATGGTGGACCGCGACCTCGGCGAGGCCCTCGGCCAAGCCTATGTTGATGTCGCTTTCCCACCCGAAAGCAAGCGCCGGATGAAAGAAATGGTTCAGGCCATCGAAGAAGCGCTCGGCCAGAACATCGACGGGCTCGCGTGGATGTCACCTCAAACCAAGAAGGAAGCCCAGGCGAAACTCAAATCCATTTACGACAAGATCGGATACCCCGACAAGTGGCGTGACTACTCGCCGGTCAAAGTCGTACCGGACAACCTTGTTGCCAACGTGCATCAGGCGACCTCCTTCGAAATGACGCGGCAACTCAACAAAATCGGTAAGCCGGTGGATCGCGAGGAGTTCTCCATGACTCCGCCCACGATCAATGCCTACTTCGAGCCCCAGCAGAACACAATCAACTTCCCCGCCGGCATCCTTCAGCCTCCCTTCTTCGATCCCGAAAAGGGCGATCCCGAAAATTACGGCGCCATCGGTCTCGTCATCGGACACGAAATCACGCACGGCTTCGATGACCAGGGCCGGAAGTTCGACGCCAAAGGCAATCTCCGTGACTGGTGGACACCCGCCGATGCTAAAGGCTATGACGAGCGTGCCGCCTGTATCTCTGAGGCCTACACGCACGACGTTCCGGAACTCGGTGTGAAGACGAACGGTGCCCTTACTCTTGGTGAAGATTCCGCCGACCATGCAGGCCTTCGCATCGCGCTCGCCGCGCTTGAGAACACCTACAAGAAACGCGGCAAGTCACTCGACGAGAAGGATTCGGATGGCTACACGCCTCGCCAGAAGTTCTTTATGGGACATGCGTTCTCGTGGTGCGAAAACCAGCGCCCCGACTTCTCGCGTCTGGTGATCACCACCGACCCGCACTCTCTTTCGGAATACCGGGTTAATTACGTCGAAAAGCATTTCCCGGAATTCTGGAATGCTTTCGGATGTAAGCCCGGCCAGAAGATGGTCGCGGAAAAGGCCTGCCGTATCTGGTAAATAACAAAGGGCCGGTCTCCTCGACCGGCCCGCTCACTTTACACTCTGCTTACTTCCCTGAATGCTGCTCGTCCACGTACGCTTGGTTCATCCATTTCTGGAAAGCCTTTGTATTTTGCGGACGTCCCAGGAAGTCTCGCACAAGCTCATTCGCAGACTCTGATCCGCCAGGTTCAAGCACCAACTTACGGTAACGAGCCGGTGCTTCACCCAGCATCGGATTCTTCTGATTGAACCGCTCGAAGAAATCCTGGGCGATTACCAGGTCCCACAGGTACGTGTAATACGCTGACGAATACCCTGCCAGGTGACCAAACGAAGCGTACATGTGTGTATCGGGCATGGGCTCAAATGGCGTGTACTTCTCGGTGTCGCCGGTCGTGATCTTGTCCGGATCCACACTCTCAGGCTTCTGGCTGTACATGTCGTACGAAATCGCCGTGTAGCTGTCCTGCGAGCTCACCCAGAGCGCGCGTCCGAACGCCTGCGCTTTATTCAGTTTCTTGACCAACTCTGACGGAATCGGCTGGCCGGTCTTGTAGTGACGAGCAAACGACGACAACACAGCATCGCTGTGCATCCAGTTCTCGAGCATCATCGACGGAGCCTCCACAAAATCGGCCTCCATCGTCAGCCCTGAAACGCCGGCCCACGGCTGCTGTCCTGCAAGGATCCAGTGCATGAGGTGTCCAAACTCGTGGAAGAACGTTTCCACGTCGCCGAATTCCATGAGCCCCGGATCATCCGCAGTCGGTACCGGAAAGTTGCATACTAATGCCGCTTCCGACAACTGCTTCCCCTTGATTCCATCGCGTACGGGCACCATCTCAGCATGCGTAAATTTCCCCGCGCGCGGGTGCATATCGAGATAAAACCGGCCTATCTTCTTGCCCTTGTCATAAACGCCGTAGGTCTCGACTAGCGGATCCCACGACTGCACGTCCGCTTCTTTCTTGAACTGCAACTGGAACAGCTTCTGCGCGATACCAAGCACGCCGTCCTTCACCTGCTTATATGGGAAATACGGCCGCACCAGCGTGGAATCGAAGTCGTACTTCGAACGTCTTACCAGTTCGGAGTAATAACTGTTCTCGTACGTCTCCATGCTCTTGGAGTCCGGCGTTGTCTTGCGCTTCTCGGACAGCAGCATTTCGAACTCGCGACTTGCTATCGGCTCAGCCGATTCATGCACCTGTTTTATGAACTCATCGATGTGCTTGCCGGTCCTGATCATCTTGTCGGCAGCAAAATAGTCAGCCCACGTGGGATAGCCAAGCGTGTTCGCAATCTCGTGGCGTGTCCGGATCATCTCCATCAGAACTTCCTTGTTCTCCGGATACGCACGGGTCAGGTACGCCTGCGCCAGTCTCTTGCGTAATGCATCGCTCTTTGCAAACTTTTGAACGGGATTGAAGTCCGGATAATCGGTCGTGATCTTCACCTTTCCGCTGGCATCCGGTTTATGACGCGCGATGTAGTCCTGCGGCAGTCCTTCCAATTCCGCCGGATCAGCCATCACGAACTTCGTTCCCTCAGCGATATTCTTCGCGAACTTCGATTGCAGATCCGTCGACTTGTCGTTGAGGTCTTTGATTTTCTGGCGCGTCGCGTCGTCACGGTCCACACCTGCCAACCGGAACAGCAGCAACTGGCGGCTGACGTAATGTTTCGTTGTCGCGTCCGCTGTCTTGAGGTCGATCCCTTCCAGCGCCTTGTAGACCTCCTGATTCAGTGCCAGTGCGGTTAACGCGGCACTGGCCTTGCGAGTCATCTCAGACGCCTTCTCTCTGAAAGCCTTGTCTGGATGCACATGCTCCATCAGTCCAGCAAAGTAAGCCGCGAGATTAAGGTTTCTCACCGCCTCGTCGTACACCGCCAACGTATTCGAAACAGTCCGAGGACCTTTCACGCTGACCAACTTTTGCACTGAACCCTGCGCGGCGGCCAGATACCCGTCTTCAATCTTTTCAAATGCCGCGGCATCAGGCTTGGACGCCCAAAGCGGAGCCTGCGAGATGACTGCCCCTGAACTGCTTTTTGCTACAGTTTTGGATTGGGCGGCCAGTGCACTGAGCGGCACGACTGCCAGCGCAAGAATAAAAAGCCACTTATGTAGTTCCATACACTCTCCGAGAATCTGTTCCAGCTACGAGCTTAGCAACACCGGCATCGAGTCGG
This region of Terriglobales bacterium genomic DNA includes:
- a CDS encoding M13 family metallopeptidase → MRHKWLLPLSLLFALSAFAQEQKAPQKPGEWPLPKINHFDLDLVDRNLQPCDDFYKFVCSKWMAANPIPSDQASWGTSFSSNLQLYNETILRNTLEKAAATTNPDAVHQKIGDYWTSCMNESAIDKSGVKPIQPELDRIASMKSKKELPVIIAEFHRLYPSPWVGGNTQTSTAIFGYGPNVDYNDASLVVGGFDQGGMGMPGREYYLSDDAKMVTLRNKYLAHVQKMFELSGIKPEQAKSDAATVLRMETAMAKVAMDIVKRRDPANLNNVMTLAQVKALAPSFDWAAYLKAVGSPSPKHYLVSSPDFFRGIEPLFKNESLDNWKTYLRWWTLNKASNYLSKPFVDEHFDLYGKTFYGLEENQPRWRRCVGMVDRDLGEALGQAYVDVAFPPESKRRMKEMVQAIEEALGQNIDGLAWMSPQTKKEAQAKLKSIYDKIGYPDKWRDYSPVKVVPDNLVANVHQATSFEMTRQLNKIGKPVDREEFSMTPPTINAYFEPQQNTINFPAGILQPPFFDPEKGDPENYGAIGLVIGHEITHGFDDQGRKFDAKGNLRDWWTPADAKGYDERAACISEAYTHDVPELGVKTNGALTLGEDSADHAGLRIALAALENTYKKRGKSLDEKDSDGYTPRQKFFMGHAFSWCENQRPDFSRLVITTDPHSLSEYRVNYVEKHFPEFWNAFGCKPGQKMVAEKACRIW
- a CDS encoding M3 family metallopeptidase — translated: MELHKWLFILALAVVPLSALAAQSKTVAKSSSGAVISQAPLWASKPDAAAFEKIEDGYLAAAQGSVQKLVSVKGPRTVSNTLAVYDEAVRNLNLAAYFAGLMEHVHPDKAFREKASEMTRKASAALTALALNQEVYKALEGIDLKTADATTKHYVSRQLLLFRLAGVDRDDATRQKIKDLNDKSTDLQSKFAKNIAEGTKFVMADPAELEGLPQDYIARHKPDASGKVKITTDYPDFNPVQKFAKSDALRKRLAQAYLTRAYPENKEVLMEMIRTRHEIANTLGYPTWADYFAADKMIRTGKHIDEFIKQVHESAEPIASREFEMLLSEKRKTTPDSKSMETYENSYYSELVRRSKYDFDSTLVRPYFPYKQVKDGVLGIAQKLFQLQFKKEADVQSWDPLVETYGVYDKGKKIGRFYLDMHPRAGKFTHAEMVPVRDGIKGKQLSEAALVCNFPVPTADDPGLMEFGDVETFFHEFGHLMHWILAGQQPWAGVSGLTMEADFVEAPSMMLENWMHSDAVLSSFARHYKTGQPIPSELVKKLNKAQAFGRALWVSSQDSYTAISYDMYSQKPESVDPDKITTGDTEKYTPFEPMPDTHMYASFGHLAGYSSAYYTYLWDLVIAQDFFERFNQKNPMLGEAPARYRKLVLEPGGSESANELVRDFLGRPQNTKAFQKWMNQAYVDEQHSGK